The following are encoded in a window of Psychrobacter sp. P11F6 genomic DNA:
- a CDS encoding chemotaxis protein CheW — MASRGFIELLRLADLARARKSGRRGGQEYDWQGVVFEIGGQRLVAPMGQVSEVLAMPEYTSLPLVKPWMLGIANIRGRLLPITDLSQFLQVPSRLTQMSQRKVIVIEHDNLFSGLLVDQVIGIEQFTHDQYRAEAIEPNSPFAPYNHGKFFKNEQGWYVFMPSLLAQDLQYTDAAI; from the coding sequence GTGGCTTCCAGAGGGTTTATTGAGCTTCTGCGTTTAGCAGACTTGGCACGCGCGCGCAAAAGTGGTCGCCGCGGTGGACAAGAGTATGACTGGCAAGGTGTGGTATTCGAGATTGGCGGACAGCGGTTAGTTGCACCGATGGGTCAAGTATCAGAAGTATTGGCCATGCCAGAGTATACCAGCTTGCCTCTAGTGAAGCCTTGGATGCTAGGCATCGCCAATATTCGCGGACGCCTATTGCCAATCACCGATTTGTCTCAGTTTCTACAGGTTCCTAGTCGTTTAACGCAAATGAGCCAACGCAAAGTCATTGTTATTGAACATGACAATCTCTTTTCAGGACTGTTAGTGGATCAAGTAATTGGGATTGAACAATTTACGCATGATCAATACCGTGCAGAAGCTATAGAGCCTAATTCGCCCTTTGCTCCTTATAATCACGGTAAGTTCTTTAAAAATGAGCAAGGTTGGTATGTTTTTATGCCAAGCCTGCTCGCACAAGACCTGCAGTATACCGATGCTGCAATATAG
- a CDS encoding response regulator, translating to MTTVLVIDDSPSEMAKFRDMLARHNFKVLEAINGEQGCQMAIDHLPDVILMDVVMPEMNGFQATRKITRGKTTAHIPVIMISTKNQETDRVWGKRQGAKEYMAKPVDENGLVNIIRKVME from the coding sequence ATGACTACAGTTTTAGTCATTGACGACTCACCATCTGAGATGGCGAAATTTCGCGACATGCTTGCCAGACATAATTTTAAAGTATTAGAGGCGATAAATGGTGAGCAAGGTTGCCAGATGGCGATTGATCACTTACCAGATGTCATTTTAATGGACGTGGTTATGCCTGAGATGAACGGTTTTCAGGCCACTCGCAAAATTACTCGAGGTAAGACCACCGCGCATATTCCAGTGATTATGATCAGTACCAAAAATCAGGAAACCGATCGAGTTTGGGGAAAACGCCAAGGCGCTAAAGAGTATATGGCAAAGCCCGTTGACGAAAATGGATTGGTTAATATCATTCGTAAAGTAATGGAGTAG
- the pilG gene encoding twitching motility response regulator PilG, with translation MENNFDGLKVMVIDDSKTIRRTAETLLQKAGCEVVTAIDGFDALAKIVDNNPDIIFVDIMMPRLDGYQTCALIKNNPDYASKPVIMLSSKDGLFDKARGRIVGSDEYLTKPFSKDELFEAINQYR, from the coding sequence ATGGAAAATAATTTTGATGGTTTAAAAGTAATGGTGATTGATGATTCAAAAACCATTCGCCGTACCGCAGAGACTTTATTACAAAAAGCGGGTTGCGAAGTTGTGACCGCCATTGATGGTTTTGATGCTTTAGCAAAAATTGTCGATAACAATCCAGATATTATTTTTGTCGACATCATGATGCCGCGTTTGGATGGCTATCAGACTTGTGCGCTAATAAAAAACAACCCTGATTATGCCAGCAAACCTGTGATTATGTTGTCGTCTAAAGATGGCTTATTTGACAAAGCGCGTGGTCGTATTGTGGGTTCAGATGAGTATCTGACCAAGCCATTTAGTAAAGATGAGCTGTTCGAGGCAATTAATCAGTACCGCTAA
- a CDS encoding efflux RND transporter periplasmic adaptor subunit: MTASNFLKNSTYILSAFLLAACQPSPPTNEPVTAENSETVDTPIVITDDSVTMTPDHILSIKPSRYQPSLGLQGKIEPIKQTKLIAAYPINVEEILVTEGQWVEKDMPLLIVRRVQSESKTADASNPAKEQSSESNSVAPDSEMTNDAVDVKQTHSQKTDASSKPNQPTAENSATTTKNDPIANKEEAAANATVGTPKNAVGNLKNNDQTSANSTASLKPQQNQYNLVTVRASFSGRVKNLYAKAGQRLEARTPLLQLSDETKLHFIATLPIQAEPQLSVGQTVNFTAEGMSEQFTGQVSKLTATSQPKKLLVYVNVIDNEASRDKLLPDMKVTGRVNYGQIDVGTIVPKRALHDVDLTELQTSPYKPLSPLTANVWIIGQDQRLTRQPIEVVEYDPITKQYLIAGISNDSLICLADLPADAKGKKVNVS, from the coding sequence ATGACGGCTTCTAATTTTTTAAAAAATAGCACCTATATACTGAGTGCTTTTCTTCTTGCTGCCTGTCAGCCATCGCCGCCTACCAATGAGCCTGTGACTGCAGAAAACAGTGAGACTGTAGATACCCCTATTGTCATTACCGACGATAGTGTGACCATGACGCCAGATCATATATTGAGCATAAAACCTTCACGTTATCAGCCCAGTCTTGGTTTACAAGGTAAAATCGAACCTATCAAACAGACTAAGCTTATCGCTGCATACCCCATTAACGTCGAAGAAATACTGGTCACTGAGGGTCAATGGGTAGAAAAAGATATGCCGCTGCTTATTGTTCGACGCGTGCAATCAGAAAGCAAAACAGCAGATGCATCCAACCCAGCTAAGGAACAATCTTCAGAATCGAACAGCGTTGCCCCAGATTCTGAGATGACGAACGATGCGGTTGATGTAAAGCAAACACACTCACAAAAAACAGACGCTAGCTCAAAACCCAATCAGCCTACAGCAGAAAATAGCGCAACAACCACTAAAAACGACCCAATTGCTAACAAGGAAGAGGCAGCAGCAAACGCCACAGTGGGCACTCCTAAAAACGCAGTCGGCAACCTTAAAAACAATGACCAAACCAGCGCTAATAGCACGGCGAGCTTAAAACCGCAGCAGAATCAGTATAATTTGGTCACTGTGCGTGCCAGTTTTTCTGGTCGTGTAAAAAACTTATATGCCAAAGCAGGTCAAAGACTAGAGGCGCGCACGCCTTTATTACAGCTTAGCGATGAAACTAAATTACACTTTATCGCGACCCTACCTATCCAAGCAGAACCGCAACTTTCGGTTGGTCAGACTGTCAATTTTACAGCTGAAGGTATGTCGGAACAGTTCACAGGACAAGTCAGTAAACTGACCGCGACCAGCCAGCCGAAAAAGCTGTTGGTCTATGTTAACGTCATTGACAATGAAGCAAGTCGAGACAAGTTATTGCCAGATATGAAAGTCACGGGGCGGGTTAATTATGGTCAAATAGATGTGGGCACTATCGTGCCTAAGCGGGCGTTGCACGATGTTGACTTGACAGAATTACAAACGTCACCATATAAGCCTCTGTCACCGTTGACTGCTAACGTGTGGATTATTGGACAGGATCAGCGCCTGACACGCCAGCCTATTGAAGTAGTCGAATATGACCCTATCACAAAGCAGTATTTAATTGCAGGTATTAGCAACGACAGCTTGATTTGTTTGGCTGATTTACCGGCTGATGCTAAAGGTAAAAAAGTCAATGTCTCATAG
- a CDS encoding response regulator transcription factor encodes MSKQILLIEDDPDLAELISDYLTMNYYDVHHAGLGQEGLDLLDAKERDIDLVVLDLMLPDMDGMQVCQKIRGNKNNMTNKVPIIMLTAKGDTTDRVLGLEMGADDYISKPFEPRELLARIRAVIRRHEQPNQADSQSDSLTFGRLSVFPDSHEVTIDDEPVRLTTHQFQLLHYFATHSGKVLNREQLWQAMPNDDSSDNIDRAIDVHISRLRALIEDNPRQPKRIITVRGVGYQFATDQV; translated from the coding sequence ATGAGCAAGCAGATTTTATTAATCGAAGATGATCCTGATCTAGCTGAGTTAATCAGCGATTACCTGACCATGAATTATTATGACGTCCATCATGCAGGGCTTGGTCAAGAAGGGCTTGATTTATTGGATGCTAAAGAGCGTGACATTGATTTGGTCGTGCTTGATTTAATGCTGCCTGATATGGATGGTATGCAAGTTTGTCAAAAAATTCGCGGCAATAAAAACAACATGACCAATAAAGTGCCAATTATCATGTTGACAGCGAAAGGCGATACCACCGATCGCGTGCTAGGTCTTGAGATGGGTGCTGACGATTATATATCTAAGCCTTTTGAGCCACGCGAGCTTCTCGCTCGAATCCGTGCTGTTATTCGCCGTCATGAGCAGCCCAATCAAGCAGATAGCCAGTCTGATAGCTTGACCTTTGGTCGTTTGAGCGTGTTCCCTGACAGCCATGAAGTGACCATCGATGATGAGCCTGTTCGTTTAACGACGCATCAGTTTCAATTATTGCATTACTTTGCCACCCATTCTGGTAAAGTATTGAATCGCGAGCAACTGTGGCAAGCCATGCCCAACGATGACAGCTCAGATAATATTGATCGCGCCATTGATGTGCATATCTCGCGTCTGCGTGCTTTAATTGAAGACAACCCACGCCAGCCAAAACGTATTATTACGGTACGCGGTGTTGGTTATCAATTTGCCACTGATCAGGTTTGA
- a CDS encoding sensor histidine kinase produces the protein MQQLGFRSVFAKLFASVMLALILFAVAMVLLTQLVHDKDASIRSEVLATQILGQIDPFLHELNISVSEDNRLQARFMLAVVKKSFDIFDESLQAKMGLYDSEGRLLMQTDNSDLPLELPAPPSLFSRVFPSLADTSPTKQAQVYSSTGYTLLYESRLPPKKPVLSSALNLFTGTLLLLLIMAGVLWWIARTITWRINQMSQQMAQLGDGDFTVRVNARGNDEIASLARGFNQAAQKIEHLIDANNLLLAHASHELRTPITRIRLQIEMMDMLAGALPSDTKAKFDKRAQAINRDLSGLNDLVESILLVSRLDAGHALQQVESLDLYDLVNQERQHYPEATLIGEHIVIDGQSSMLTHLIRNLLTNAMLHGKPPVTVLLYGVQTIDEADTIPDYLLQTILCSSFADYNSSDFDSYHQPIEVNEDDTHNHITHSHIHSNDSSHSTGKVKSEATDAIILLPAPPIYRNGENIAVEHDLNSDADADADVNIETKIDKADINNTNSNIDSIETGVTLTESTDANSFQTDSSTSTNLVDSIDNVGSTSASSLIANYHNFTNDLTDKIKKMVWKAVPDTEEPSAVINDAKSTALNDTVPKSKGAIINKGGNTRDKDDAQNNTQNPTEVLSTPRKEGLFAKHLKKAKTDPVRPLPKYAVLAVIDEGTGIPEDKREEVFSPFVRLQQKNKGSGLGLSLVSQIVTAHQGRIITDTLNGHTRFLVVIPVKHDPHYHQHD, from the coding sequence ATGCAGCAGTTGGGATTTCGTTCGGTATTTGCCAAGTTATTTGCCAGTGTCATGCTGGCACTTATTTTATTTGCAGTGGCGATGGTGCTGTTGACGCAACTTGTGCACGATAAAGATGCAAGTATTCGATCAGAAGTATTGGCCACCCAGATTTTAGGACAAATAGACCCTTTCTTGCATGAGCTGAATATCTCAGTTAGCGAGGACAATCGCTTGCAAGCGCGCTTTATGCTAGCAGTGGTCAAAAAGAGCTTTGATATCTTTGATGAGTCATTACAGGCAAAGATGGGCTTGTATGACAGCGAAGGTCGATTGCTAATGCAAACGGATAACAGCGATTTGCCATTGGAGTTGCCCGCACCGCCCTCTTTATTTTCACGCGTTTTTCCCTCTCTCGCAGACACTTCCCCTACCAAGCAAGCTCAGGTTTATAGCAGCACCGGCTATACGCTTTTGTATGAATCACGCTTACCGCCTAAAAAACCAGTACTCTCCTCTGCGCTGAATTTATTTACTGGCACACTACTATTGTTACTTATTATGGCAGGTGTCCTATGGTGGATTGCTCGTACCATCACTTGGCGCATCAATCAGATGAGCCAGCAGATGGCGCAACTGGGTGATGGTGATTTTACCGTACGGGTGAATGCTCGTGGTAACGATGAGATCGCCTCACTAGCGCGTGGATTTAATCAAGCAGCACAAAAAATCGAACACCTTATCGATGCCAATAACCTGCTCTTAGCACATGCTTCTCATGAGCTACGTACCCCCATTACTCGTATTCGCTTACAGATTGAGATGATGGATATGCTCGCAGGGGCGCTACCATCTGATACCAAAGCAAAGTTTGATAAACGTGCGCAAGCGATTAACCGCGATTTGTCAGGGCTCAATGATTTGGTAGAGAGTATCTTATTGGTGAGTCGTTTAGACGCCGGTCATGCCTTGCAGCAAGTTGAAAGTTTAGACTTATATGATTTAGTGAATCAAGAACGGCAACATTATCCTGAAGCGACGCTCATTGGTGAACATATTGTGATCGATGGTCAATCATCGATGTTGACCCATTTGATTCGTAACTTGTTAACCAATGCTATGCTACACGGCAAGCCACCCGTGACGGTACTATTATATGGTGTGCAAACTATTGATGAAGCAGATACCATACCTGATTACCTGCTACAAACGATACTCTGCAGTAGCTTTGCCGATTATAATAGCTCTGATTTTGACTCCTATCACCAACCAATCGAGGTTAATGAAGACGATACGCACAATCATATTACGCATAGTCATATACACTCAAACGATTCTTCTCATAGTACTGGTAAAGTTAAATCTGAAGCAACGGATGCTATTATCCTGTTGCCAGCACCACCGATATATAGAAACGGAGAAAATATTGCGGTTGAGCATGATCTCAATTCCGATGCCGATGCTGATGCCGATGTAAATATAGAGACTAAAATCGATAAAGCTGATATTAATAATACCAACAGCAACATTGACTCTATTGAGACCGGTGTGACCTTAACAGAATCTACTGATGCGAATAGTTTTCAAACTGACTCAAGTACTTCGACAAACTTAGTTGACAGTATTGATAACGTTGGAAGCACCAGTGCATCCTCATTGATTGCTAATTATCATAACTTTACCAATGATTTGACTGACAAAATTAAAAAGATGGTTTGGAAAGCAGTTCCTGACACTGAAGAGCCGTCTGCAGTTATCAATGACGCTAAGAGCACTGCCTTGAATGATACAGTTCCTAAATCCAAAGGTGCCATAATAAATAAAGGTGGCAATACACGCGACAAGGATGATGCTCAAAACAACACTCAAAATCCTACGGAAGTACTCAGTACACCGCGCAAAGAAGGCTTGTTTGCCAAGCATCTAAAAAAAGCCAAGACCGATCCTGTACGCCCATTACCAAAATATGCAGTATTAGCAGTGATTGATGAAGGCACGGGTATTCCAGAAGACAAACGTGAAGAAGTATTTAGCCCATTTGTGCGATTGCAACAAAAAAATAAAGGATCTGGACTAGGCTTATCGCTAGTATCACAAATCGTTACCGCCCATCAAGGGCGCATCATTACTGATACGTTGAATGGACATACCAGGTTTTTAGTTGTCATACCAGTCAAGCACGACCCACATTATCACCAGCATGACTAG
- a CDS encoding methionine ABC transporter ATP-binding protein → MNDMIVLNNVTKSFLSDRSIKDKDGKPHWFTAVEPTSLSVQQGEIFGLMGYSGAGKSTLLRLINMLERPDAGQVIVDGTDLTTLSASELRIARHNIGMIFQQFNLMSNRTVFDNVAFNLTVSGYPSRDIHKRVMDCLEIVDLTDRAGHYPAQLSGGQKQRVGIARAIAPSPKVLLADEPTSALDPATTRSLLTCLRDINEQLGVTIVIVTHEMSVIRRLCDRAALLHQGQLLEVADVRDGLIQATTPIGKGLVHED, encoded by the coding sequence ATGAATGACATGATTGTCTTAAACAATGTGACCAAGAGTTTTTTAAGCGACCGATCAATCAAAGACAAAGATGGCAAACCACATTGGTTTACTGCCGTTGAACCGACCTCGTTATCTGTCCAGCAAGGCGAAATCTTTGGCCTAATGGGATACTCGGGTGCAGGTAAGTCTACTCTGCTACGCCTAATTAATATGCTTGAGCGTCCAGATGCTGGTCAAGTCATCGTCGATGGCACCGACTTGACCACATTGTCTGCTAGTGAATTGCGTATCGCTCGGCATAATATTGGTATGATTTTTCAGCAATTTAATCTGATGTCCAATCGTACTGTTTTTGACAACGTGGCCTTTAATTTAACCGTTTCAGGATATCCGAGCCGCGACATTCATAAACGAGTGATGGATTGCCTAGAGATTGTTGATCTAACAGACCGCGCTGGTCACTACCCTGCGCAGCTGTCAGGCGGACAAAAACAGCGTGTCGGTATTGCCCGAGCGATTGCCCCCAGTCCTAAAGTATTATTGGCTGATGAGCCAACCAGTGCGCTTGATCCTGCGACGACCCGCAGCTTGTTGACTTGTCTACGCGATATCAACGAACAACTTGGCGTCACCATTGTGATTGTGACTCATGAGATGAGTGTCATCCGTAGGCTGTGTGATCGCGCCGCATTACTGCATCAAGGTCAACTCTTGGAAGTTGCGGATGTGAGAGACGGTCTGATTCAGGCGACCACCCCGATTGGCAAAGGCTTAGTGCACGAAGACTAA
- a CDS encoding methionine ABC transporter permease, translating into MLTGSELSASIDKLFALRKEIVNAFIDTFIMLGISTTVAIVIGGLFGVFLFLSSDRQFLQNKTLYGLLGGITNFMRAFPFVILMIAMSPFTKAIVGTGIGPIAASLVLAIAGSFYFARLVEQNLREVPRGIIEATESMGARPLTIIKVLLNEARSGLVLSVTILCISLLSYSAAAGMIGGGGLGDLAIRYGYYRYQTEVMIFIVIVLSIMVVSIQASGNWLANRLDKR; encoded by the coding sequence ATGTTAACTGGTAGTGAATTGTCCGCCTCGATAGACAAGCTGTTTGCCCTGCGCAAAGAGATTGTGAACGCGTTTATTGATACATTTATTATGCTTGGCATCTCAACGACGGTGGCGATTGTCATCGGTGGGTTGTTTGGCGTATTTTTATTTTTATCCAGTGATCGACAGTTTTTGCAAAACAAAACATTGTATGGTCTGCTTGGTGGTATCACCAACTTTATGCGTGCTTTTCCATTTGTCATTTTGATGATTGCCATGAGCCCATTTACGAAGGCTATCGTTGGCACGGGTATTGGACCGATTGCGGCCTCATTGGTACTCGCCATTGCAGGTTCGTTTTATTTTGCCCGTTTGGTCGAGCAAAACTTACGCGAAGTGCCACGCGGCATCATTGAGGCGACCGAATCTATGGGCGCACGTCCACTGACCATTATTAAAGTTTTACTCAATGAAGCACGCTCAGGACTGGTATTGTCCGTGACGATTCTCTGTATCAGCCTGCTCTCTTATTCAGCAGCGGCGGGTATGATTGGCGGCGGTGGTCTGGGGGATTTAGCCATTCGTTATGGCTACTATCGTTATCAAACGGAGGTGATGATTTTTATCGTTATTGTCCTATCAATAATGGTCGTCTCCATTCAAGCATCGGGTAATTGGTTGGCTAACCGGTTGGATAAACGATAG
- a CDS encoding MetQ/NlpA family ABC transporter substrate-binding protein, with product MKLTDISRQLATAFAAVGVSSLVLVGCNNSSAPEATKEPVTEGSTAETAASDIDPEHTKIVIGTTEGDFADMVRNQVKSSLEAQGYEVELIAFTDYVRPNLALAEGDLDINIFQHKPYLDTFKKENNLDLVEVFQVPTAPLGIYSGKKTTLDDVYKGMRVSAPNDPSNFARALVMMDDLGWITLKDNIDPLTASKTDIADNSKYDIEIIELEAAQLPRARDEVDFTVINGNYATDAGIKLTEALFQEPSFAYVNWSAIKSADAGKKWVEDVTNAYNSEAFKKYAHETFPGYKYPKIWGSDHSAHTDTATKPAPVEAAAQ from the coding sequence ATGAAATTAACAGATATCAGCCGTCAGTTAGCGACTGCATTTGCTGCCGTTGGCGTATCAAGCCTAGTCTTGGTTGGTTGCAACAACTCATCAGCACCAGAAGCAACTAAAGAGCCTGTTACTGAAGGCTCAACAGCAGAAACTGCAGCTAGCGATATCGATCCTGAGCATACCAAAATCGTCATCGGTACCACCGAAGGTGACTTCGCCGATATGGTGCGTAACCAAGTGAAAAGCTCACTGGAAGCGCAAGGTTACGAAGTTGAGCTGATTGCTTTTACTGACTATGTACGCCCAAACCTTGCCTTAGCTGAAGGTGATTTGGACATCAACATCTTCCAGCATAAGCCTTATCTTGATACCTTCAAAAAAGAAAACAATCTTGATCTGGTAGAAGTTTTCCAAGTACCTACTGCCCCACTTGGCATTTACTCAGGTAAAAAGACCACGCTTGATGATGTCTATAAAGGCATGAGAGTCTCTGCACCAAATGATCCAAGTAACTTTGCTCGTGCGCTGGTGATGATGGATGATCTTGGCTGGATCACGCTAAAAGACAATATTGATCCGCTAACGGCATCAAAAACTGACATCGCTGATAACAGCAAATATGACATTGAAATCATTGAGTTAGAAGCCGCTCAATTGCCACGTGCTCGTGATGAAGTCGACTTTACCGTCATCAATGGCAACTATGCCACGGATGCTGGTATCAAGCTGACTGAAGCGCTATTTCAAGAGCCTAGCTTTGCTTATGTCAACTGGTCAGCCATCAAATCAGCAGATGCTGGCAAAAAATGGGTCGAAGATGTGACCAATGCATATAACTCAGAAGCCTTTAAAAAGTATGCTCATGAAACTTTCCCTGGTTATAAGTACCCAAAAATCTGGGGCTCTGATCACAGTGCGCACACGGATACCGCAACAAAACCTGCACCTGTAGAAGCTGCTGCTCAATAA
- a CDS encoding aldo/keto reductase: MRAKTYNIRTAGQANIPVLGLGTWQSTGQDCVDVVSQALKMGYEHIDTAQAYGNEKEVGQGIKQSGVSRDKFFLTTKIFPDDMKFEPEKLIAAAKRSLADLDTDYVDLLLLHWPDDRVPLSETIPALCELQKQGLTRHIGVSNFNIANIIEAEKYADVPIVVNQVEFHPFIKQKTLQTFLNNHHILLEAYSPLARGDVFDNEIIKEIADKHNVTPAQISLAWILADKHRIAIPKTSNPDHLQGNLDAINVQLSADEIEKINGLARADGRKIKHPDYSPEWDD, translated from the coding sequence ATGCGTGCTAAAACTTATAATATTCGTACTGCTGGACAAGCAAATATTCCTGTACTAGGGCTTGGTACATGGCAATCGACCGGTCAAGATTGTGTTGATGTCGTCAGTCAAGCGTTGAAAATGGGTTACGAGCACATCGATACCGCTCAAGCTTATGGTAATGAAAAAGAAGTTGGTCAAGGTATCAAACAATCAGGGGTATCTCGGGATAAGTTCTTTTTGACCACAAAGATTTTTCCTGATGATATGAAGTTTGAGCCTGAGAAATTGATTGCCGCCGCCAAACGCTCTTTAGCAGACTTAGATACTGATTATGTTGATTTGCTACTATTGCACTGGCCGGATGACCGTGTTCCTTTATCTGAAACAATTCCTGCATTGTGCGAACTACAGAAACAAGGTCTGACGCGCCATATCGGCGTCTCTAACTTTAATATTGCCAATATTATTGAAGCTGAGAAATATGCTGATGTGCCGATTGTGGTTAATCAGGTTGAGTTTCATCCTTTCATCAAGCAAAAAACCTTGCAGACTTTTTTGAACAATCACCATATTCTACTCGAAGCTTATTCACCACTTGCACGCGGTGATGTATTCGATAATGAGATTATTAAAGAAATCGCTGACAAACATAATGTCACGCCAGCACAGATATCATTGGCTTGGATTCTGGCAGACAAGCATCGTATCGCTATTCCGAAAACATCTAACCCTGATCATTTGCAAGGCAATCTAGATGCTATCAATGTGCAATTAAGTGCTGATGAAATTGAGAAAATAAATGGCTTAGCGCGTGCTGATGGGCGCAAAATTAAGCATCCAGATTACTCACCTGAATGGGACGACTAA
- the ccmE gene encoding cytochrome c maturation protein CcmE has protein sequence MNAVRRKKLMWVMFTLAGAAIAVVLVLYAIGQQTDYYFDATAIAQGEAPQDKRIRAGGMVVAGSVQRAEDNPLNVEFAITDFQSTVPVTYQGILPDLFAENSGVVATGKMQGDTFVAGEVLAKHDENYMPPEVAKSMKENNRSGVVPPSEQYNPAEKVHETDTLQQ, from the coding sequence ATGAACGCAGTTCGTCGCAAAAAACTGATGTGGGTTATGTTTACGCTTGCAGGAGCGGCGATAGCCGTGGTATTGGTTCTTTATGCCATTGGGCAACAGACCGATTACTACTTTGATGCTACCGCGATTGCACAAGGTGAAGCACCACAAGATAAGCGTATTCGAGCAGGCGGTATGGTCGTTGCGGGTAGTGTCCAGCGCGCAGAAGACAATCCACTAAACGTTGAGTTTGCCATTACGGACTTTCAATCGACAGTACCAGTGACTTATCAAGGTATTTTGCCAGATTTATTTGCTGAAAACTCAGGCGTCGTCGCGACAGGTAAGATGCAGGGTGATACTTTTGTCGCTGGAGAAGTATTGGCGAAGCATGATGAAAACTACATGCCGCCAGAAGTGGCCAAATCGATGAAAGAAAACAATCGTAGCGGTGTAGTGCCTCCTTCTGAGCAATATAATCCTGCTGAAAAGGTGCATGAGACGGATACTCTACAGCAGTAA
- the ccmD gene encoding heme exporter protein CcmD, whose product MQPYFYSVSEFLAMGKHGVFVWSCWAITVGMMLAFVIYSRRQRQALIKQLTIQQARQAQRTAKKTMPVTKQPN is encoded by the coding sequence ATGCAGCCTTACTTTTATAGCGTATCTGAATTTCTTGCCATGGGTAAGCATGGCGTGTTCGTTTGGTCGTGCTGGGCAATTACCGTTGGCATGATGCTGGCGTTTGTTATTTATAGTCGTAGACAACGACAGGCTTTAATTAAACAGTTGACCATTCAGCAAGCGCGGCAAGCACAGCGGACGGCTAAAAAAACCATGCCTGTCACCAAGCAGCCTAATTAA
- the ccmC gene encoding heme ABC transporter permease CcmC, with protein MPNLNNVSSPSLWQRIWQGFLTTVGTKQFFRIFSPWVKWLAILASICLLIGSVWGLAFAPPDYLQGNSYRIIFIHVPAASIAISIYFALAVLGVIFLVWKIKTASLVAQALAPLGFLLCVISLITGSIWAKPTWGTYWVWDARLTSMLILAFLYAGVMALFAAFEHTANRGKAAAILSIVGAVNLPIIKYSVQWWNTLHQGSTFTLTAAPKMSADMWMPLLLMIIGSYLLVATLAIYRTNTLILYRDQGKAWVKEYIRGQAK; from the coding sequence ATGCCCAACTTGAATAACGTCTCATCTCCTAGCTTGTGGCAGCGCATCTGGCAAGGCTTTTTGACCACTGTGGGTACCAAGCAGTTTTTTCGCATTTTTTCGCCTTGGGTCAAGTGGTTGGCCATATTAGCCAGTATTTGCCTATTGATCGGTAGTGTCTGGGGTCTCGCTTTTGCGCCGCCTGATTACCTACAAGGTAATAGCTACCGCATTATCTTTATCCACGTACCCGCTGCCAGTATCGCTATTTCCATTTATTTTGCCTTAGCAGTGCTCGGGGTCATTTTTTTAGTTTGGAAAATTAAGACCGCCAGTCTGGTGGCACAGGCGCTTGCTCCGTTAGGATTCTTGCTCTGTGTGATTAGCTTAATCACAGGCTCTATTTGGGCGAAACCCACTTGGGGCACTTACTGGGTTTGGGATGCACGTTTGACCTCTATGCTCATTTTGGCTTTTTTGTATGCAGGCGTGATGGCGTTATTTGCCGCGTTTGAGCATACTGCCAATCGTGGTAAAGCCGCCGCCATTTTGTCTATTGTTGGCGCAGTAAATCTACCCATTATCAAGTACTCGGTACAGTGGTGGAACACCTTGCATCAAGGCTCGACCTTTACTTTGACCGCCGCGCCTAAGATGTCAGCAGATATGTGGATGCCATTATTACTGATGATTATTGGTAGTTATTTATTAGTGGCGACATTAGCGATTTATCGTACCAATACCCTTATCTTGTATCGTGATCAAGGCAAAGCGTGGGTCAAAGAATACATTCGCGGGCAAGCTAAGTGA